The Coffea arabica cultivar ET-39 chromosome 3c, Coffea Arabica ET-39 HiFi, whole genome shotgun sequence genome contains a region encoding:
- the LOC113733889 gene encoding calcium-binding protein CP1, with translation MCPTGSVLAAQETGRRSNLRSAFDVLDVDHDGKISRDDLQAFYGGYLAAGTSDIEDDVIGSMISVADANKDGFVEYDEFEKVLGSRNNNNSSSSKKQEEENGREWSLMADVFRAMDRDGDGKVGHQDLKDFLTWAGFGVNDDDVKAMIRLGGGHENGGGGVSYEGLLKILAI, from the coding sequence ATGTGTCCAACAGGAAGCGTTTTGGCTGCTCAGGAGACGGGAAGAAGATCAAATTTACGTTCAGCATTCGATGTTTTAGACGTGGACCACGACGGAAAGATCAGCCGCGATGATCTCCAGGCTTTCTACGGTGGGTATTTGGCTGCCGGGACGTCGGATATTGAAGATGATGTCATAGGATCCATGATCTCCGTGGCCGACGCAAACAAGGACGGCTTCGTGGAGTACGATGAATTCGAGAAGGTTTTGGGGTCCAGAAACAACaacaacagcagcagcagcaagaaGCAGGAGGAGGAGAATGGAAGAGAGTGGAGTTTGATGGCGGATGTGTTCAGGGCGATGGACAGAGATGGAGATGGGAAGGTGGGgcatcaagatttgaaggattTTCTAACTTGGGCTGGCTTTGGCGTCAATGATGACGATGTCAAGGCCATGATCAGATTGGGCGGAGGCCATGAAAATGGCGGCGGCGGCGTTTCTTATGAAGGTCTTCTCAAGATTTTGGCCATCTGA